A window of Babesia microti strain RI chromosome III, complete genome contains these coding sequences:
- a CDS encoding hypothetical protein (overlaps_old_locusTagID:BBM_III02645), which translates to MDFSDEPQVDTENVEYFETDPFDTSEQYDFGVTTKKSVSEKVRLQLSDFYSDETHLNRDLLWKYLIYINLLREKEMNYSDYHIHCHEKLKEALEKAKMQITQGMINQPLEVDDLDAFFDELESKIDKFASKCVDCLEYKLHPSSIQITDTLCVYGPVVISVLSQLKTLTLRLRESKRRKLAKCTGKLLECMKQVGMAICDARHGDFKSKTFDLTSKMNDMQGRNDFFMQYRSNLILRYLDQRDSIVEFLNSTNAEAIIGDPDFNFSSEFLHLLQFHGDFTENVILHNESSQPKQETTSRMHEDLDTAQLQEKTSPQIEFIEMDTNSTELQNDSNDTQVASQIDTKALELARNKAAAILRKKRELQRKIQMQSESHM; encoded by the exons ATGGATTTCTCTGACGAACCTCAAGTAGATACAGAAAATGTCGAATATTTCGAAACAGACCCCTTTGACACATCCGAACAATATGATTTTGGTGTGACTACAAAAAAGAGTGTTAGTGAGAAAGTCAGATTACAATTGTCCGACTTCTATTCGGATGAAACACACCTAAATAGAGATTTGTTGTGGAAGTATcttatctatataaatCTGTTAAGGGAGAAAGAGATGAACTATTCGGATTACCACATACATTGCCATGAAAAATTGAAGGAGGCTTTAGAGAAAGCCAAAATGCAAATAACCCAAGGCATGATAAACCAGCCGCTTGAAGTTGACGATTTGGATGCATTTTTCGATGAATTAGAGTCAAAAATCGACAAATTTGCCTCAAAATGCGTCGATTGTCTCGAATACAAATTACATCCTTCATCCATTCAGATTACCGATACACTCTGTGTCTATGGCCCTGTGGTTATATCGGTATTATCGCAACTAAAAACGTTGACCCTGCGGTTGAGGGAATCAAAGAGGAGGAAACTAGCAAAATGCACTGGAAAATTGTTGGAATGCATGAAACAAGTTGGAATGGCAATTTGCGATGCTAGGCATGGCGATTTTAAGAGCAAAACGTTCGACTTAACTTCCAAGATGAATGATATGCAGGGCAGAAACGATTTTTTTATGCAATATCGCAGCAATCTAATTTTGAGATACCTTGATCAAAGGGATTCTATTGTTGAATTCCTCAATTCTACTAACGCAGAGGCCATTATTGGCGATCCAGACTTCAATTTTTCGTCAGAATTCTTGCATCTTCTACAATTTCATGGAGATTTTACTGAAAATGTCATTCTTCACAATGAATCCAGTCAGCCAAAACAAGAAACAACTTCGAGAATGCACGAAGACTTAGACACTGCTCAGCTACAGGAGAAAACATCGCCACAAATAGAATTCATAG AAATGGACACTAATAGTACTGAATTACAGAATGATTCAAATGACACGCAAGTTGCTTCTCAAATTGACACTAAAGCCTTGGAATTAGCGAGAAACAAAGCTGCTGCTATTTTAAG AAAAAAGCGGGAGTTGCAGAGGAAGATCCAGATGCAGAGTGAATCGCAtatgtga
- a CDS encoding hypothetical protein (overlaps_old_locusTagID:BBM_III02650) produces MPKHLFNILLVLSTTIVINNVLCVENSTQGSVVGNRGLGDLDFLDNKGIFGTKKAFDPNSIMDGKGMSISATSPPAVTVTPTTTLNVTPIQNPSAQDIHYDTFKQNPLDLAERKFENSVADETSGNLRRGTNVHCGTTHIAVTCANRRRKKRGSEASDGSEMVDESQQLDESQLDESQDDQLENDQQGY; encoded by the exons atgcCAAAACATTTGTTCAATATTCTACTGGTTTTATCAACCACAATTGTAATTAACAATGTCTTATGCGTAGAAAACAGTACACAAGGTAGTGTGGTTGGAAATAGGGGGTTGGGGGACCTGGATTTTTTGGATAACAAAGGGATATTTGGTACAAAGAAAGCGTTTGATCCTAATTCCATAATGGACGGTAAGGGAATGTCGATAAGCGCAACTTCTCCCCCAGCCGTAACGGTCACACCCACAACGACACTAAATGTCACTCCGATACAG AATCCATCGGCACAAGATATACACTATGATACATTCAAACAAAATCCATTGGATTTAGCAGAAAGGAAATTTGAAAATAGTGTGGCGGACGAAACCAGCGGAAATTTACGTAGGGGCACTAACGTACACTGCGGTACCACACATATAGCAGTCACTTGTGCCAATAGAAGGCGTAAGAAGAGGGGAAGTGAGGCTAGTGATGGTAGTGAG ATGGTCGATGAATCGCAGCAACTAGATGAATCACAACTAGACGAATCACAGGATGATCAACTAGAAAATGATCAACAGGggtattga
- a CDS encoding conserved Plasmodium membrane protein, unknown function (overlaps_old_locusTagID:BBM_III02655) — MAGSGPEISHNLDPEDENVCVGDFNCQSEASSTFIVNNNEMELVMDGLKDTLRYMKYREALRLYYGAFSNYSFVYSISLVTFFLLFVISSTQISGQFGPVKQQAPNHNFLSDPNNVVHICVYGCYAFSVVSLWISHHPLTFVRTTRLSKIFIAIYLIGIPIVMLYNLNENIKSHIYNEPIYNLRSYTIYSECYFDTAILFFYSIFLFITNVIALFYRFIYRYLILYWINQDIECYRITYKQKISVTVPKVMAFRHLITRGMPKSSGNKSTGLSLILQHIDNLPWYKEILPALLFNVGRVAKTNHPCRYVGQVDAFNRPHGFGFWKSTSFYGEVLVGFWENGKPIGTFKAREMGTGSGFSNILIGWAKCDFDPKYMKIGVASAECCVSGAFFRTFPRVLTYEAESLPIGNINYDVIHKTLEIPESYQLDENNQLIFGKKPKFQTLNGVALALSHVSNDLNKINYSMKCAANDSENFPNIIIDNSEPIKSYINNDNVNYINESSQPKLNNLVTSKKSINPIHYLRYYKHASKNNFEYKFSCATSLDAVLSSMCPHSPIFVTNTFNSITVSTNAYGIDIHGHTSNCTNFKDSVTIRIDCEETLSAEGWIPSEMIGIVEVWIFIHGFNTSCTDSVVLMGQMSAFGNFPPYIKPLIFSWPSENSLFKFFKARDNASNEVVHCHFKSFIEALFENGIRNLHIMTHSMGARMFITSFSKIKHMFNKHDSSNASKINLLTITLISPEYDLETFILKDFAVLRKYCSIISIFSDLRDKALISCEKLTKGKALGRRVFDVYSTKDIESISSDSSDSDSLKCSESTDARYYIPNDTEIKPLQSKKMGFLEKHSATIADMKLPKHLNKKMSVNIDVNADGRGKRRKKGNFKHSNTLSNFEIDCQDADKKNWLDVDVIDTTWLGSNINNIRHTFWFLNREIIEDIRELIVYRKRACQRTGRLDRREGNVWVYRVAPQDVKSVFT, encoded by the exons ATGGCAGGAAGCGGGCCAGAAATTTCACATAACCTCGACCCGGAAGATGAAAATGTATGTGTAGGGGATTTTAACTGCCAATCAGAAGCTTCTTCCACTTTCATTGTTAACAACAATGAAATGGAATTGGTTATGGATGGATTGAAAGATACTTTACGGTATATGAAGTACCGCGAGGCGCTTAGGCTTTATTACGGGGCATTTTCAAACTATTCATTTGTATACAGTATATCACTAGTGACATTCTTCCTACTCTTTGTAATATCATCTACGCAAATTTCGGGACAATTTGGGCCTGTTAAACAGCAGGCCCCCAATCACAACTTCCTTTCAGACCCTAATAACGTCGTACATATTTGTGTATATGGATGTTATGCATTTTCAGTTGTTAGCTTGTGGATTTCTCACCACCCATTAACTTTTGTACGTACTACACGACTCagcaaaattttcatagcCATCTACTTAATTGGTATACCTATTGTCATgctatataatttaaatgaaaatatcaaatcTCACATCTACAATGAACCTATATACAACCTACGTTCCTATACCATATACAGTGAATGCTACTTTGACACTGCCATCCTCTTTTTTTACTCCATCTTCctatttataacaaatgtaaTTGCACTGTTTTACCGCTTCATCTATCGCTATCTGATTTTATACTGGATAAATCAGGATATTGAATGTTATCGCATCACATATAAGCAAAAAATATCGGTCACTGTGCCTAAAGTGATGGCGTTTAGGCACTTGATTACCAGAGGCATGCCCAAATCAAGCGGAAATAAGTCTACTGGGCTGTCACTTATTTTACAACACATCGATAATTTGCCTTGGTACAAGGAGATCCTGCCAGCGCTCCTATTTAACGTTGGACGAGTGGCCAAGACGAACCACCCATGTCGTTATGTAGGCCAGGTTGACGCTTTTAATCGTCCCCATGGGTTTGGCTTTTGGAAATCCACCTCCTTCTATGGTGAAGTTCTTGTTGGGTTTTGGGAAAATG GCAAGCCCATTGGTACATTTAAGGCTAGGGAAATGGGCACAGGATCAGGATTTTCTAATATTCTTATAGGCTGGGCAAAATGCGATTTTGATCCAAAATACATGAAAATAGGCGTAGCAAGTGCTGAATGTTGTGTTTCAGGCGCCTTTTTTAGGACTTTTCCACGTGTGCTAACTTACGAAGCGGAGAGTTTGCCTATTGGAAACATCAATTATGATGTGATACATAAGACATTGGAAATTCCAGAAAGTTACCAACTTGACGAAAATAATCAGCTGATATTCGGCAAAAAGCCAAAATTCCAAACTTTAAATGGGGTGGCACTGGCATTGTCCCACGTATCAAATGATCTTAACAAGATAAATTATTCCATGAAATGTGCTGCCAATGATAGTGAAAATTTCccaaatattattattgataattccGAGCCCATAAAGTCATACATTAACAATGACAATgtaaattacattaatgAATCATCTCAACCTAAACTTAACAATTTAGTCACGTCCAAGAAAAGCATCAATCCTATCCACTATTTACGTTATTATAAGCACGCAtcaaaaaacaattttgaatataaattctCCTGCGCCACAAGCTTAGATGCTGTATTGTCTTCAATGTGTCCACATTCTCCTATTTTTGTGACGAATACATTCAATTCCATTACGGTATCAACCAACGCCTATGGGATTGATATTCATGGTCACACGTCTAATTGCACTAATTTCAAGGATTCTGTGACGATCAGAATCGACTGCGAAGAGACATTAAGCGCTGAAGGATGGATTCCCAGCGAAATGATCGGCATTGTTGAGGTTTGGATATTTATCCATGGTTTCAATACATCGTGTACAGATTCTGTGGTGCTTATGGGCCAAATGTCAGCCTTTGGGAACTTTCCCCCATACATAAAACCTTTGATATTTTCCTGGCCTTCAGAAAATTCACTGTTCAAATTCTTTAAAGCTCGGGATAATGCTTCCAACGAAGTTGTCCATTGtcattttaaatcatttattgaGGCACTTTTTGAAAATGGCATTAGGAATCTGCACATAATGACGCACAGTATGGGTGCTCGCATGTTTATTACCAGTTTCTCCAAGATCAAACATATGTTCAATAAGCATGATTCGTCCAATGCTTCTaagataaatttgttgacCATAACACTAATATCACCAGAGTATGACCTGGAgacatttatattaaag GATTTTGCAGTGCTAAGGAAATACTGTTCGATAATATCTATATTCTCAGATCTTCGGGATAAGGCGCTTATTAGTTGTGAAAAACTCACTAAGGGAAAAGCATTGGGAAGACGGGTTTTTGATGTTTACTCCACTAAAGATATAGAAAGTATCTCCTCTGACTCTTCAGACAGTGATTCTTTAAAGTGTTCAGAAAGCACAGACGCTCGCTATTATATCCCTAACGATACTGAAATCAAACCGTTGCAGAGTAAAAAAATGGGCTTCTTGGAGAAGCACTCTGCGACTATTGCTGACATGAAATTACCCAAACATCTGAACAAAAAAATGAGCGTCAACATCGACGTCAATGCTGATGGTCGTGGAAAGAGGAGGAAGAAAGGCAACTTTAAACATTCTAACACACTGTCCAACTTTGAAATAGACTGCCAGGACGCAgataaaaaaaattggcTGGATGTGGATGTCATTGATACTACTTGGCTAGGGTCAAATATTAACAACATTAGGCATACATTTTGGTTTTTGAATAGGGAGATCATTGAGGATATTAGGGAGTTGATTGTTTACAGGAAAAGGGCTTGCCAAAGGACAGGCAGGTTGGATAGGCGAGAGGGAAATGTATGGGTTTACCGCGTGGCACCGCAAGATGTTAAGTCTGTATTCACATAA
- a CDS encoding conserved Plasmodium protein, unknown function (overlaps_old_locusTagID:BBM_III02660) encodes MSDSDPSHSSHKGENYPVFRLLECQLGDPVLAHSLSTYGVVAGTTLGRVSAYIFDYPLGNPREGDTAIHMPNEPLNSSTITTKADIGIRVGDWLWNLFSKSTILPLNKLLQTHLPGRYTVLSSFSDEPIQSVFMSKNKVYSLVGTNIFITYDYKEYKIIDSMEIDCPRHLGAKQILTFKHDVLIETPRGFSIVQPIKKTQVTNTARDFSECNNLLDFDGKRMLCYQRLHKQLRVQIIELLNTLEPRVIFTVDVSLKTHLVTHAKFWESHRIVVVLDARKFELYEFKNSTAPCITKKIGGDVANLCAEHSNLLLVLMRKGAIYLMDAQLNIIYTLSTHPSHFDLGWPYKLSSYLNYVSWTADQGVYFSKFPDSIFNSSQHLPCKNCACMDAEHSDKSDTNSINGD; translated from the exons ATGAGCGACTCAGATCCGTCACATTCCAGCCATAAGGGCGAGAATTATCCTGTTTTTAGGCTACTAGAATGCCAACTTGGAGATCCTGTTTTGGCTCACTCCCTCTCTACTTACGGAGTAGTAGCGGGGACAACACTTGGTAGAGTTTCAGCATATATCTTTGATTACCCGTTAG gTAATCCAAGGGAAGGAGATACAGCAATTCATATGCCTAATGAACCCTTAAATAGCTCAACTATCACCACTAAGGCTGACATTGGTATCCGGGTGGGTGATTGGTTGTGGAATCTATTTAGTAAATCCACTATTTTACCCCTAAACAAACTGCTCCAAACACACCTACCAGGGCGCTATACCGTTCTATCTTCTTTCAGTGATGAACCTATTCAATCTGTTTTTATGTCCAAAAACAAGGTATATTCTCTAGTGGGTACAAACATTTTCATCACTTACGACTATAAAGagtacaaaattattgattcAATGGAAATCGATTGCCCTAGACACTTGGGCGCTAAACAAATTCTTACTTTCAAGCATGATGTATTAATCGAAACACCTCGAGGATTTTCAATCGTGCAACCAATTAAAAAGACCCAGGTCACTAACACAGCTAGAGATTTCTCAGAGTGTAACAATCTGCTTGATTTTGATGGAAAAAGAATGTT GTGTTACCAGCGATTGCATAAACAATTAAGAGTACAAATAATAGAATTGCTAAATACGCTAGAACCGCGAGTAATATTCACTGTGGATGTATCGCTCAAAACGCACTTAGTTACCCATGCCAAATTCTGGGAATCTCATCGCATCGTAGTAGTTTTGGACGCTAGGAAATTTGAACTTTATGAgtttaaaaattccacTGCACCT TGTATCACTAAGAAGATAGGAGGAGATGTCGCAAATTTATGTGCAGAACACTCGAACCTTCTGCTCGTATTGATGAGGAAGGGTgctatatatttaatggaCGCGCAACTTAACATAATTTACACTTTGTCCACACATCCCTCCCACTTCGACCTGG GATGGCCCTACAAACTCAGCAGTTACCTAAACTATGTCTCCTGGACCGCAGACCAA GGTGTTTATTTTAGCAAGTTTCCCGATTCGATATTCAATTCAAGTCAGCATCTGCCCTGTAAAAATTGCGCATGTATGGATGCGGAACATAGCGATAAAAGTGATACAAACAGTATAAATGGCGATTAA
- a CDS encoding dynein beta chain, putative (overlaps_old_locusTagID:BBM_III02665) — translation MNDHLNAINELFKQVGPLGDLSGIVKQSQHNSDLAQKKIIVTNKPLKNDKFTWFNVFCKRSLELQHLFTTCLDDLDSIHSTCQAQKEEFKRIQDKYNLLSHNISQLQDLVSGFERHYEHYRRYNVLTRIIDDLDSKTQNSRPLFSEAHLQNLTYLHSSSDIAANSIATVNAVNNATDKSADDEVIDSESSQFIDTAGNIGGELAKIIRSSQDSIDFFGLHPNYIQSNVYQSHYIDLRNRAFNLSDRLFREVYSKIEFHSSEDLILEVSKHFLHCRVFAIKMRSLLDVFIGKTKLGDSIYENHLDQLQLYYVAMRIKVLHSIFETHLTEKQKIYPSFQIELLQESIEFATSLSNLEISLFSTTFCNSGFQRLKSIIYSLALSFTDSFKPHLDNLGDMPLLCSAIDSFDKSKIPTTLLNSDAFDPIYKSFLELEKLLKYKLASALDSIINPSLDHKFDDVKFEICEPFSPTINIVGTISANLNRIETHYAVEKLAELIKFVSDVGSRLKGDSMDRHLFMIKNLHYIKDNLPIGRVIDKLELETTLEDSIFALCLEFSDKHVHETNKLLNKIQNRRIDKIDVSKCNDNLKADLEKQLPILYQLITKALRSNYREKCPTMVMRVNEVYFAVVTHISDLQSMVQELLPEGFTVLTPQQIKNIAKEYSTFE, via the exons ATGAACGACCATTTGAACGCAATAAATGAGTTATTTAAACAGGTTGGTCCGCTTGGTGACCTTTCTGGCATTGTAAAACAGTCGCAACACAATTCCGATTTGGCACAA AAAAAAATAATCGTGACTAATAAACCCctaaaaaatgataagTTTACATG GTTCAatgtattttgtaaaaGAAGTCTGGAGTTACAGCATCTTTTCACTACGTGTTTGGATGACCTGGATTCAATCCATTCCACTTGCCAAGCACAGAAAGAGGAGTTTAAAAGGATACAAGATAAGTACAATCTACTGTCCCATAACATATCCCAGCTACAA GATTTGGTATCTGGATTTGAACGACACTATGAACACTATCGCAGATACAACGTATTGACTagaataattgatgatttggATTCTAAAACACAAAACTCCAGGCCTTTATTCTCAGAAGCTCATTTACAAAACCTAACATATTTACACTCTTCTTCTGATATCGCAGCCAATTCCATTGCCACTGTTAATGCAGTTAATAATGCCACTGATAAAAGTGCAGATGACGAGGTTATTGATAGCGAATCATCTCAATTCATAGATACAGCAGGGAATATTGGGGGAGAATTGGCCAAAATAATCCGCTCATCACAGGATTCAATTGACTTCTTCGGTTTGCACCCAAACTACATTCAATCGAATGTTTATCAATCGCATTACATTGATTTGCGCAACAGAGCATTCAATCTATCCGATAGATTGTTCAGGGAAGTTTACTCCAAAATCGAATTTCACTCCTCTGAAGATTTGATACTAGAAGTTTCAAAACACTTTTTACACTGTAG GGTCTTCGCTATCAAAATGCGATCTTTACTGGATGTTTTTATTGGGAAAACTAAGCTAGGCGATTCTATATATGAAAACCACCTTGATCAATTGCAGTTGTACTATGTTGCCATGAGAATTAAGGTTTTGCACTCTATTTTTGAAACACATTTAACA GAAAAACAGAAGATATATCCTTCATTCCAAATTGAACTATTGCAGGAATCTATTGAATTTGCAACTagtttatcaaatttagaaatatcACTCTTCTCTACTACATTTTGCAATTCAGGTTTCCAG CGTCTAAAGAGTATAATTTACAGCCTGGCTCTATCATTCACTGACAGTTTCAAACCTCACTTGGATAACCTTGGAGATATGCCTCTATTATGCAGTGCAATTGATTCGTTTGACAAGAGCAAAATACCAACAACACTACTAAATTCCGACGCATTTGATcctatatataaatctTTTTTGGAGTTGGAAAAG TTGCTCAAGTATAAATTGGCCTCGGCCCTAGACAGTATTATAAACCCATCGCTAGATcacaaatttgatgatgTTAAATTTGAGATATGTGAGCCTTTTTCTCctacaataaatattgtggGTACAATATCTGCAAATTTAAACCGAATTGAAACTCACTATGCAGTTGAAAAGCTCGCagaattgataaaattcgTATCTGACGTTGGCAGCCGCTTAAAAGGCGATTCTATGGATAGGCACttatttatgataaaaaaCCTACATTACATAAAGGATAATTTACCAATTGGACGAGTTATAGATAAATTAGAACTTGAAACTACACTCGAAGATTCAATATTTGCCCTATGCCTGGAGTTTTCTGATAAACATGTGCACGAGactaataaattgttgaataaGATACAAAACAGAAGGATTGATAAGATAGACGTATCGAAATGCAACGACAATCTTAAGGCGGACCTAGAAAAACAATTACCTATTCTATATCAACTTATAACCAAGGCACTGAGAAGCAACTACAGGGAGAAATG CCCTACAATGGTTATGCGAGTCAACGAAGTTTACTTTGCGGTTGTAACTCACATTTCAGATTTACAGAG TATGGTACAGGAGCTATTGCCTGAGGGGTTTACAGTTCTCACCCCGCAGCAGATAAAAAACATAGCCAAAGAATATTCGAcatttgaataa
- a CDS encoding conserved Plasmodium protein, unknown function (overlaps_old_locusTagID:BBM_III02670), which produces MALRYTREGRYIQRLPIVKRKIEPFVDHLIWRLADWHYTLYMSRSAKDSLLSKQKECADSLSLMIKKLNASRCTKSTLGNKYLRVALPIVSPFHRQSNPFCRISQNRTGWKFLHRQRVPEPRPHGHHKIGGTDPSVPVLP; this is translated from the exons ATGGCTCTAAGATATACTAGGGAAGGGCGGTATATCCAGAGGTTGCCAATCGTGAAACGTAAAATTGAGCCGTTTGTTGACCATCTAATTTGGCGCTTGGCTGATTGGCATTACACCCTTTACATGTCCAGGTCGGCAAAGGACTCGTTACTATCTAAACAAAAAG AATGTGCAGACTCATTATCGctaatgataaaaaaacTAAACGCTTCTAGGTGCACTAAAAGTACACTTGGAAATAAATACCTACGAGTGGCATTGCCAATAGTATCCCCTTTCCATAGGCAATCAAATCCTTTTTGTAGAATATCGCAGAACAGAACGGGGTGGAAGTTTTTACACAGGCAAAGGGTACCAGAACCCAGGCCTCACGGCCATCATAAGATAGGAGGGACTGATCCTTCCGTTCCTGTACTACCCTAG